DNA sequence from the Vicia villosa cultivar HV-30 ecotype Madison, WI unplaced genomic scaffold, Vvil1.0 ctg.002361F_1_1, whole genome shotgun sequence genome:
ATTGCACATTACAAATATTTTCTCTCTATACTCTTTAAGTTTGAGGTAGCTAAAAAGTTGAGAAAATATTttgaagagaaatacaaacaaacatgaaatttgaTTTTGCAATTGTTATTATAGCTGTTAGTATTTTGGGAATTGGTATTGAAAGATGTGATTGCAAAATGGTGCAGTTCATTTTTGGAGATTCTCTATCTGATGTTGGAAACAACATCTACCTTTCCAAAAGTCTTGCTCAGGCAAGTTTGCCTTGGTATGGTATTGATATGGGAAATGGTCTTCCTAATGGTAGATTCTCTAATGGTCGTACCGTTGCCGATATTATAGGTACATCTCGGATGCCAAACATGACATCAACACTAACACATATGTCAATATCATATCAGTTTCAGATACTGATACATATTAGACACTGATATGTATCAGACATCAGTCAGTATCATATCAATATAAGATAGTGATACATGTCAGACACTGATATGAatcacaaaacaaacaaacacgTTATGTTATGTGGAGTATCATCAAACTAATATTATTTACTTGTTTAGGTGACAGCATGGGGCTTCCAAGGCCTCCAGCATTTCTGGACCCATCATTAACTGAAGATGTTATATTGGAAAATGGAGTGAACTATGCTTCTGGAGGTGGAGGCATATTGAATGAAACTGGAAGTTTCTTTGTAAGattgtaatatttttaattaattcttatgatttataGTAACCATAGAAAGTCACTAAAATCACCCCTCTTGCAGATTCAAAGATTTTCTCTCTACAAACAGATAGAGCTGTTTCAGGGGACACAAGAACTAATTAGAAGCAAAATTGGAAAAGTGGAGGCAGACAAGTTTTTTCAGGAAGCACGTTATGTTGTTGCTTTAGGTAGCAATGACTTCATCAATAATTACTTGATGCCTCTTTATAGTGATTCATGGACTTACAATGATGAAACCTTCATGGACTACTTAGTGGGAACACTACAAGAACAACTTAAGGTTCATATTTAACTACTTCAATTCAATCATTTCATTTGTGACTTTGGATTCTTGcaattagagaaaaaaattacACAATTATAGAATAAGATCAAGTTATTCGAATTTCGGTATCACTTTATAATACAATTAAAATATGGTAGAGTCTCGCATCAGAAAATATACACTCTAAACATATATCTATAAACGTAGATAAATCCTTATGTTACAAGTCAGGTATGTAAGGTTGACTTAAATACTACTACAGTTTTAAAACAGTATCGGAGTCTAATCAATTTGCATACAATTAATCCTTTGATTTGAGGGGTTAAAAGTCTTTTACAATTTTGATTTTGTAATAATTAGGTATTGTATGGCCTAGGAGCAAGGGAACTGATGGTGTTTGGGCTTGGCCCAATGGGCTGCATTCCACTTCAAAGAGTGCTTAGTACATCTGGGAATTGTCAAGAAAAAACAAACAAGCTAGCTCTTAATTTTAACAAAGCTTCAAGCAAGGTTGTAAATGATTTGGGAAAGCAACTTCCAAACTCAAGCTACCGATTTGGAGATGCATATGATGTGGTTAATAATGTGATTATCAACCCAAGCAAGTTTGGTAAGTAAATTCCTTCACTTaagtttttaataataaaaataacaaatatattttattttatttttaaaaatccgaTATCTTCTATATGCAACTGCAAAGATTACATCTTTTGAATATGCAGGATTTGAAAACGCAGACTCACCGTGTTGCTCATTTGGAAGAATTCGTCCGGCTCTAACATGTATACCAGCATCAAAATTATGCAAAGATAGAAGCAAATATGTATTTTGGGATGAATATCATCCATCAGACAAAGCTAATGAAATGATTGCCACTGAACTCATCAAGAAATTTGGGTTTAAACGTGATGAT
Encoded proteins:
- the LOC131638654 gene encoding GDSL esterase/lipase At1g74460-like, which produces MKFDFAIVIIAVSILGIGIERCDCKMVQFIFGDSLSDVGNNIYLSKSLAQASLPWYGIDMGNGLPNGRFSNGRTVADIIGDSMGLPRPPAFLDPSLTEDVILENGVNYASGGGGILNETGSFFIQRFSLYKQIELFQGTQELIRSKIGKVEADKFFQEARYVVALGSNDFINNYLMPLYSDSWTYNDETFMDYLVGTLQEQLKVLYGLGARELMVFGLGPMGCIPLQRVLSTSGNCQEKTNKLALNFNKASSKVVNDLGKQLPNSSYRFGDAYDVVNNVIINPSKFGFENADSPCCSFGRIRPALTCIPASKLCKDRSKYVFWDEYHPSDKANEMIATELIKKFGFKRDDQTQSPSPSPELAPSPT